A window of the Gemmatimonadota bacterium genome harbors these coding sequences:
- a CDS encoding transposase, which translates to MARLLENPEFRGFSDHWGFRIRACRPYRAQTKGEVERPVRYVRGNFFYGRDFVSDDDLDVRERRWLDEVANVRVHGTLGERIDDRFARARPLLGPLAPHP; encoded by the coding sequence GTGGCCCGCCTGTTGGAGAACCCGGAGTTCCGGGGCTTCAGCGACCACTGGGGCTTCCGGATCCGGGCGTGCCGCCCGTACCGTGCGCAGACGAAGGGCGAGGTTGAGCGCCCGGTCCGCTACGTGCGGGGGAACTTCTTCTACGGCCGGGATTTCGTGTCCGACGACGACCTCGACGTGCGGGAGCGGCGATGGCTCGACGAGGTCGCCAACGTGCGGGTCCACGGGACGCTAGGGGAGCGCATCGACGACCGCTTCGCGCGGGCGCGGCCGCTGCT